In Phaseolus vulgaris cultivar G19833 chromosome 3, P. vulgaris v2.0, whole genome shotgun sequence, the sequence gtcaagttacataatgatgcctaacataaaaacttttataaaaaaaaaaaaaacataaagaaGAGTAGGTGAGGTGGAAAATTGACGTCATCCTTTCCTTTGATTCATCCCATAAGTGTGTGTGGAGCTTATATATAGACACAGATATATGAAGCCATGGCTGTTTCATCAcagaaaaagagagtgatcaTAACACTTACAGAAACCATGTCTCCCTTCTCACATTCATCTCATCAATCCATCGTTTTTCTACTTATCCTTGCTTTCATAGGTACACATGCCATTTCCAATGATGCTTTAGTTTTCAACATCTAAATTATCTGAATTTCTAGCATTAAGtggaaaaatatgttttatttgattttatttcgaGAAATGAATTATGTTAAAAACATTGATTGAGAAAACAAAGAAACCCTCTGACAAAGGTTGTTCTGTTTGGGAAGGTTTGCGGCATGCAGGGATGGGAGTTTCAGCGACAACATTCACATTCGTCAACAAATGCGACCACACAGTGTGGCCGGGGATTCTAGGAAAACCGGATCTCGGAACATCGGGTTTCGAGCTCAAAAGGGGAAGCACGCGCACCTTCGACGCGCCACCGGGTTGGTCGGGGCGTTTCTGGGGCAGAACCGGTTGCCAGTTCGACGACTCGGGCCATGGAACATGCGCCACCGGCGACTGCGGCTCCGGCGAGGTGCTCTGCAACGGAAACGGCGCCACGCCGCCTGCCACGCTCGCCGAGTTCACGCTCGGGTCCGGGTCGCCAGACTACTACGACGTGAGCCTTGTCGACGGCTACAACCTCCCGATGATGGTGGACGCCAGCGGTGGCTCCGGCTTGTGCGCCACCACCGGCTGCGGGGCGGACCTGAACCGACGGTGCCCAGCGGAGCTGAGGGTGGAAGGCGGCGACGCGTGCCAGAGCGCCTGTCGCGCGTTCGGGAAACCGGAGTTCTGCTGCAGCGGCGCGTTTAGTTCACCGTCGGTGTGCGCGCCTTCGATGTACTCGGAGATTTTCAAGAACGCGTGCCCGAAATCTTATAGCTACGCGTTTGATGATGCTACCAGCACTTTCACGTGCACCGCTGCGGATTACACTGTCACATTTTGTCCCTCTTCTTCTCCAAGGTACTTTTTCACTGCGTGTTCTTTGGATTAAACATTATGAATATATATTCTCAAGAAATGCAATTAGAACAATGAAATTGTTGGGTTTTGCAGTTTGAAGTCTTTGATGGAATCTGGGCCAGGATCATCAGTAGAACAGGCAGCAGTAGCAACTAGTTCATGGATAGCCAATTTGGCCACAGGAGATTCAACCAGAAGACAACCAGTTTCATCTTCCAACTCTGCATTTTTTGTTTCTGTCACTTTCATTCTTTCCTATTTAGTCTCATAGACTCTCTCTGTCCTTTTCACAATGATATCTTCCTTCTTTAATTGGTGTAAAAATGCATCATCATTGTTGAAATCCATGTAAATTACAagcattttaataattttctaattttttgtgttttggttTATGTGGTTGCTGTTGTTGATTTGAAAATAATGAGAATGAAGGTGATGCCCCCACACACACGTAAAGAAGAAAGTGATGATTTGAATGAAATGGTAGTAGTGGGAGAGTACGTAGGAATTTAACCCTATTATCATTTTTCTGAGTCACTCTTAGTAACGAAATACCAGAAACACATcacaaagaaagaaaaggaaaagctGACAAACAAAGAGAAGAATCAAAAGGCAAAGGTCACACATGCATGACTCATCACTCTCTActctccattttttttatcacttccAAAATAATGCACCATTCAAAAACAACACTATATTTAATTCTAATTGTTCTCTCCCAGGtatcattttttaattcaagGATTAAGTAAggattaattatttatatcatAGATAcaattttaaacttattttaatttatcaagTTGTGTGTTTGCATTTCTCAATTTCTCAACAAGATAAAAATCAAAGACCCCAACCAAAAGCCAATAATTGGTGAATGGAAGATGATGAGTAATAGCCTTGTggaagtaaaatttaaaaatgatttgagTCTTTATGAATGGTTAAGAAGATGGAAGATATTTGTAGATTTGATGAGAAATGTAATTTGAGTGGAGTGGTGCTTTTAATCTTTGAGTTGAATGATTGATTAGATAAATCTATCCTTGGGAGAAGTAACAGTGTAAAAAGTTGAAGGATATGATAATTATGGACACAATTGGTAGAATAATGAGTTTTCAAATACTTTTGTCAAATGTTCTTTTCACTGCTTAGGTGGCCAAAAGGGAAAGGTCAGAAATTGAggttctatttaacctaattttgaaacaaccatacaaattattaataaatttaatatcaaTCAACAAATTTACTATTAACCACcaagcaaaaaaaaaacacattattaGAAATGCAAATTATACATAGCAACACTCATGTATAAGTATTCTTTAAACACAAAGATAACTAGGGTCTCCATTAATGAAGATggttaaaagatatttttcgTAGTGATAAAGtcttgttaatatatatatattagtatttttaaCCCATGCACatattatacaaaattattcaattatataaattgaaattattttattatattttaatgaataaaattaatataaaaatataattcgtAAATgtagaaaattattttctatctctATAACAAATCAATCAAAATTATCTAAGTTTATTTTGATAAGTTTTTCATTAAATCTAAAGTGAACTAACACCATCAAGAATTGGAAAATTCGGTTGaagacataatttttttatataagtttatttcaataatgaaaatttaaaatattaaactttctataatttttaattttataatagtaGAAATCTAATCTAaagtcaaaatttaaaaataataaaggtAAAATAACTTAATTGGTTTATTTTGGATAATTAGATCAAACAAAATTGATGAACATTCatttgttattaattttaacCTATTTTCAAAAAACTTGACCGACATTTAGATGTAtcgataaaaaaatactattatattttttattatatatatgatattaatAGACAGTtactacaataaatattttttttcaatatttatttattaatgtaaCGAGAAAGAGAACGAAAACACAAACAACTTAAATATTGTAAGTTGTTCAAATTTTTTGAAGAGATAAATGAGATGACAAACTGACACGTCAACAATTTGTAATTTCAGATATTTTATCTATATAAGtatatttacaaatttttgACACATTTATTTAAGATATGTTCATATGCACATGAAAAAGTATATGATAACTTTTAATCTAACTAAAAATTTATGAGAGTTAATTACTTGTGTTATTGTCTAAGAACAATATTGGTAACTGTTCTAACTACTAAATAATTTAGTGAATAGAAAAAGAAGAGAGTATAAACgtcccatttttttttctgaaggaggaaagaaaataaaaagtgacAACCATGTaattaaaaaggaaaagaaagataaaaaagaaaaagagaaaacatataTCTTTTTGTTTGTCAAATAAATAAGGGTCAATAAGTAGGAAAAAATGATTCTATAATTGAATGAGGACAAATTTTGATGTCATGAAGTTTGGTATATCAACCAGAATTGACAAACTCAATCccaaaaaaagaaaacagaatTGAAAATTGAACAGCACAATTAATGACAAAGAAAATTCTTGTTCCTACTTCTTCAGTTGTAAGCTACTTTCAAAATAAAGCATATTTTGCACATCATTTTTGAGTGATAAAGTTATCATTCATTATGGAAAAAGTCAATTATACGTCAGATTAATTTAACACTTATTGATCCCACATATAATCATCATCATGTTTTATTTGCATGTAAATGTTCCCTTTTTTTTTGTACAGTATGTGTGTTACTTTAACAAATTCACCTAATCAACACGTTCCAGAACTTTTTGTTCTTTGTGATTCTATTGGTGAAATGTGCATGAGGTGAAAGATGACAGAGAAATGGTTTACTTTGGTGTGCTTTGTTTGTTCTATGTAGGAACATTTCAGACATGAATGTAGTTATATATCTAGAAAGGAAACAAATATCAGACATGAATGTAGTTAACTTCtccttttgtaaaaaaattaccaTTCCAGTGATGATGAAGTTGGGTTTTGTCTGTACAAGTAAcagtgttttctttttcatgaaTGTGGGGTTTGTGTAAAAGATGATGCACAATAGTAGAAAGTTAAAGAAATAAACTGAGT encodes:
- the LOC137808473 gene encoding thaumatin-like protein 1 encodes the protein MAVSSQKKRVIITLTETMSPFSHSSHQSIVFLLILAFIGLRHAGMGVSATTFTFVNKCDHTVWPGILGKPDLGTSGFELKRGSTRTFDAPPGWSGRFWGRTGCQFDDSGHGTCATGDCGSGEVLCNGNGATPPATLAEFTLGSGSPDYYDVSLVDGYNLPMMVDASGGSGLCATTGCGADLNRRCPAELRVEGGDACQSACRAFGKPEFCCSGAFSSPSVCAPSMYSEIFKNACPKSYSYAFDDATSTFTCTAADYTVTFCPSSSPSLKSLMESGPGSSVEQAAVATSSWIANLATGDSTRRQPVSSSNSAFFVSVTFILSYLVS